Proteins from one Hemibagrus wyckioides isolate EC202008001 linkage group LG16, SWU_Hwy_1.0, whole genome shotgun sequence genomic window:
- the vps36 gene encoding vacuolar protein-sorting-associated protein 36 translates to MDRFMWTNGLLEMNETLVIQQRGVRLYDGDDKAKLDVGVVLLSTHRLIWRDQKNHECCICIPLSQIIFFEEQAAGIGKSAKIVVHLHPAPANKEPGPYQHSKFSYIKLSFKEHGQIEFYRRLTEEMTQRRWENTPVSQPITPAGLKAGRTRAVGIVGIERKLEEKRKETDKNISEAFEDLSKLMEKAKEMVELSRSIANKIKDKQGDITEDETIRFKSYLLSMGIANPVTRETHGSGTHYHMQLAKQLGDMLQAPLEERGGMMALTEVYCLVNRARGMELLSPEDMVNACKLFESLKLPLRLRVFDSGVMVVQLQSHSEEEMIASAIDNVSDKGSLTAEEFAKLLGLSVLLAKERLLLAEKMGHLCRDDSVEGLRFYPNLF, encoded by the exons atggatCGATTCATGTGGACTAATGGACTCCTTGAAATGAATGAAACCTTAGTAATCCAGCAAAGGGGTGTCAGACTATATGACGGAGACGACAAG GCCAAGCTCGATGTTGGAGTCGTCCTCCTGAGCACACATCGATTAATTTGGAGGGATCAAAAGAATCAT GAGTGCTGTATATGTATACCGTTGTCTCAGATCATATTCTTTGAGGAGCAGGCTGCAGGAATTGGAAAGAG TGCCAAAATTGTCGTTCACCTGCATCCAGCTCCAGCTAATAAAGAGCCTGGACCATACCAGCACAGCAAGTTCTCCTACATTAAATTATCCTTTAAGGAACACGGGCAAATTGAA TTTTACAGACGCCTGACAGAAGAAATGACTCAGAGGAGGTGGGAGAATACGCCAGTCTCACAACCCATTACCCCAGCAGGACTGAAG GCAGGAAGAACACGTGCAGTAGGGATTGTTGGCATTGAGCGGAAGCTggaggagaaaaggaaggagacagacaaaaacatttcGGAG GCATTTGAAGATCTCAGCAAGCTTATGGAGAAg gcTAAAGAGATGGTTGAGCTTTCCAGATCTATCGCCAACAAAATCAAAGACAAACAAGGGGACATCACTGAGGATGAG ACTATTCGCTTCAAGTCATATTTGTTGAGCATGGGCATCGCCAATCCTGTAACCAGGGAAACACACGGCTCAGGCACACACTACCACATGCAACTTGCTAAACAACTGGGAGACATGCTGCAGGCACCACTGGAG GAGCGAGGGGGAATGATGGCCCTCACAGAGGTCTACTGCCTAGTAAACCGAGCACGAGGGATGGAG CTTCTTTCCCCTGAGGACATGGTCAATGCCTGCAAGTTGTTTGAGTCTCTGAAACTCCCtctcag GTTGCGAGTGTTTGacagtggtgtaatggtggtTCAGCTTCAATCTCACAGTGAAGAAGAGATGATTGCATCTGCTATCGATAAT GTGTCTGACAAAGGCTCCTTAACAGCAGAGGAGTTTGCTAAACTTTTAGGACTGTCTGTTCTTCTTGCAAAAGAGAG ACTGCTGCTGGCTGAGAAAATGGGGCATCTATGCAGAGACGACTCTGTGGAAGGCCTACGATTTTATCCCAACTTATTCTAA